From Candidatus Paceibacterota bacterium:
TATCCGGAAGTTTTATGACCAATGATTTTGGTGCCTATGGGTACGCTGGAAGAACGGAGTACTTGGGTACAAGTCGGGTGCTGACAGCTTGCGATGCCCTCCACGAGGCATACAACTACAACCAGATGAGTCTTTCGGACGTTGAGCAGGCGCACGACCAGATTAGACTTGAGAGGAACATGATTTGTGAATGCCAATTCAAGTCATCGTAGGTTTCCAGAAGTTGCTAACACTAAGCAGAAAATCATGCGAAGCCCAAGGGAAGTGTGACCCATTCCCAAGCAAATTCACGCCTAGAAATGGGTCACTAGGGGATGCCAGAGATCGTATGAAACAAGCCGACCGCGACTGAAGTCGACGGTTCGATCCCGTCCCTAGCCACAACCATTTTCCAACACAGAAGGCTCGGCCCCGACATTAATGTCGGGGCCGAGCCTTCTGTGTTGCGCTAATCGGACCTAATCCCTACCAGAGTTGTGGCCTCTATTTATAGTCACTAGCGATCCAAGCACTGGCAGCGCCGGCACTCCTGCAACTATGGTGCCAGTAAAACCAATAGCGAAACTGGTTATGGGCCGAGACTTTTTGCTATTGGAATTTGCAGGTACCGTGAACTTGACCGTCACATTTGTTGCTCCTGTTGTAACGGCCTGCCATTTTCCACTGTGACCTGTCCGATTCCAAGCATAAAGAACTCCGCTTCCAGTTGCGGTCCCGGCGCCGTTAACGGATGAATAAGTGTTCAACGCCCCTTGGAATCTCCACTGCCGTGGCACCGTCCAGGTAACCTTGCCCGCAACCGCGGTTGAAGTGTCGAAAGTTGGAAGAGCCGATTTAATGAGAAGGTTGAAGCTGGCTCTCCCGAATGGAGAGATATAGGATCCTGCCCCGCTGACAACAACGCGGGATTGGACCTTCTCCTGAGTTCCAACAACCAACTCCACTGGGTTGCTGGTGGAGGCCAGGCAGTAGCCATCACCCGGATAGGTTGCCAGCAAGTGATACTCGCCGTTTATCCAATTGGTGGTTACGACCGGACTTGTGAGTGGATAACTTCCCACGACTCCGGTTAATGGATTCTTATTCAAGGAAAATGAAATCGGTCCAGCACAAACTCCAGTACCAGATTTCGGAGATGCAACGGCGCTCAGAGTCAAAGTGGCACCGGGTTGAACACTGCCTGATGATGGGCTAGTTATTTGAACCCTGGTTTCCACCTTATTCGCGGTGCACGGTGACTTGATGATTGAGTTTGCATTCAACGCCACTGAGCCACCCAGCGACAGAATGCGCCCCAACACCTTGGCATTTGCCCCGCCGGTGAAATTCGAATTTGTCAAAATCGTGCCTTTGAAATCTGAATTTGCGCCCAGCGTCGTAGTAGTCCCCACTTGCCAAAACACATTACATGCTTGTCCTCCATTGACGATATTGACCTGGCTTGAAGCGGCAGTATTCAGACTCATAGGGGTTTGCAAGATGAAGACTGCGTTGGGATTTCCTTGTGCGTCAAGTGTCAGTGTCCCAGTTACTCCCAAACCCGTTGGATTGGTGTAAATACCAGGAACCAAAGTTTGACCTCCAAGATCCGCCGTAAACACGGAAGCTGGCGCTGCAACAACAGCTAAGGAGTACGCAGTTGCCAGATCGGTCTTAGCTGCGATAGCCGTCGCATCGCCGAAATGATACGAACCAGAGAGTGAGAGTGTTCCGCTATCTGAATAGGTTACCGTCGGATATATGCCAAGGTCACCTTGGATTGTCGTTGCACCAGTGTTTGAAATCCCACCACCTGCTAACACTGCAAAGTTATTTGCCTGTCCAAGGGAAATAGCAGTTGCGGCAGATGCGACTGGGGTCGCAAT
This genomic window contains:
- a CDS encoding ice-binding family protein encodes the protein MNIKTQIAKEAKEKMRKARFAYAAIISMVATTLMVIATPVASAATAISLGQANNFAVLAGGGISNTGATTIQGDLGIYPTVTYSDSGTLSLSGSYHFGDATAIAAKTDLATAYSLAVVAAPASVFTADLGGQTLVPGIYTNPTGLGVTGTLTLDAQGNPNAVFILQTPMSLNTAASSQVNIVNGGQACNVFWQVGTTTTLGANSDFKGTILTNSNFTGGANAKVLGRILSLGGSVALNANSIIKSPCTANKVETRVQITSPSSGSVQPGATLTLSAVASPKSGTGVCAGPISFSLNKNPLTGVVGSYPLTSPVVTTNWINGEYHLLATYPGDGYCLASTSNPVELVVGTQEKVQSRVVVSGAGSYISPFGRASFNLLIKSALPTFDTSTAVAGKVTWTVPRQWRFQGALNTYSSVNGAGTATGSGVLYAWNRTGHSGKWQAVTTGATNVTVKFTVPANSNSKKSRPITSFAIGFTGTIVAGVPALPVLGSLVTINRGHNSGRD